A stretch of Clostridium sp. BJN0001 DNA encodes these proteins:
- a CDS encoding D-alanyl-D-alanine carboxypeptidase family protein — MRKIIKSISLIIIGILIFELNSTTVFAKASGKTFRVNARCAIAMDKDTHKILYQQNAHEIVPMASTTKILTSLIAIEQGDPNKKVTISKNASSVRGSKVGYKAGEEISLKELIFGLMFRSGNDAAVAIAESLGGSVENFAEIMNHYARGIGILDSHFETPHGLDKNEHYSTAYDLAILTSKGMDNKFFREVVGSKEIKKEKYNFTRDYSNINKILWKIPGANGVKTGYTGGAGKCLVSSVNKDGKDIIIVVLNCPDRWNVTEKIYKHVLEVSAFESLNIKELI; from the coding sequence ATGAGAAAAATAATAAAATCAATTTCTCTAATTATAATAGGTATTTTAATATTTGAATTAAATTCAACTACTGTTTTTGCAAAAGCAAGTGGCAAAACATTTAGAGTTAATGCAAGATGTGCTATAGCTATGGATAAAGATACACATAAAATTCTTTATCAGCAGAATGCACATGAAATTGTACCAATGGCAAGTACAACTAAAATTCTTACATCGCTTATTGCAATTGAGCAGGGCGATCCTAATAAAAAGGTTACTATAAGTAAAAACGCTTCATCAGTAAGAGGTTCTAAAGTAGGGTACAAGGCAGGAGAAGAAATATCTCTTAAAGAACTTATATTTGGCCTTATGTTTAGATCTGGGAATGATGCTGCTGTTGCTATAGCAGAATCTCTTGGAGGATCTGTAGAAAATTTTGCAGAGATAATGAATCACTATGCAAGGGGAATAGGAATTCTTGATTCGCATTTTGAAACCCCTCATGGACTTGATAAAAACGAGCACTATTCGACTGCGTATGATCTTGCAATACTCACATCAAAAGGAATGGATAATAAATTTTTTAGAGAAGTTGTTGGCTCAAAAGAAATAAAAAAAGAAAAATATAATTTTACAAGGGATTATTCAAATATAAACAAAATTTTATGGAAGATTCCTGGTGCAAATGGGGTAAAAACAGGTTACACAGGAGGGGCAGGAAAATGTCTTGTATCAAGTGTAAATAAGGATGGTAAAGATATTATAATAGTAGTTTTAAACTGTCCTGATAGATGGAATGTTACAGAAAAAATATATAAACATGTTTTAGAAGTATCTGCTTTTGAAAGTCTTAATATTAAAGAATTAATTTAA
- the ytfJ gene encoding GerW family sporulation protein, with product MSNEHEQPVENLMKNTMENLYKMVDADTVVGDSVETKDGSTIIPISKMSFGFVSGGSEFSADAQPISNSSFPFGGGSGAGVSVKPVAFLVIKNNTIRLLKLDDNSSADKIIDSIPQILDTVKNFICDLKKNTDKNEENNNTENNTFTTDTF from the coding sequence ATGTCAAATGAACATGAACAACCAGTAGAAAATTTAATGAAAAACACTATGGAAAACTTATACAAAATGGTAGATGCAGATACAGTTGTAGGTGATAGTGTTGAAACAAAAGATGGTTCAACAATAATTCCTATCTCAAAAATGAGTTTTGGATTCGTATCAGGCGGAAGTGAATTTTCTGCAGATGCACAGCCTATTTCTAATTCATCATTTCCTTTTGGAGGAGGTTCAGGCGCAGGTGTAAGTGTAAAACCTGTAGCATTTTTAGTTATTAAAAATAATACTATACGTCTTTTAAAACTTGATGATAACTCTTCTGCAGATAAAATAATAGATTCAATTCCTCAAATTCTTGATACAGTAAAAAATTTCATATGTGATTTAAAGAAAAACACTGATAAGAATGAGGAAAACAATAATACAGAAAACAATACATTTACAACAGATACATTTTAA
- the spoIIM gene encoding stage II sporulation protein M — protein MNIVLGKVGQVFGQKRAYFLLLMIMFCLGISCGIYTVGFMPESDRNDLINYFNSFIGSMQSQNISYAELLFNVIKKNLILIVPIFIFSLFYFGAPFILIMNLIKGFFLGYTFSFIVNSFKGKGLVLAFASILPQNLIYIPCFIGISIIALALSVNKFKIKILKVRNSHDFFIENSGFRMIIFLCILIFGIVVETYFSPQLIKFVVLKFYS, from the coding sequence ATGAATATAGTTTTAGGTAAAGTAGGACAAGTATTTGGGCAGAAAAGAGCATACTTTTTACTTCTTATGATTATGTTTTGTCTTGGAATATCATGTGGAATTTATACGGTAGGGTTTATGCCTGAAAGTGATAGAAATGATCTAATTAATTATTTTAATTCCTTTATAGGTTCAATGCAGAGTCAAAATATAAGTTATGCTGAATTGTTATTTAATGTTATTAAAAAAAATTTGATTTTAATAGTACCTATTTTTATTTTTAGTTTATTCTATTTTGGTGCACCATTTATATTAATTATGAATCTTATTAAAGGATTTTTTCTTGGCTATACTTTTTCTTTTATAGTAAATTCATTTAAAGGAAAAGGACTGGTTCTTGCGTTTGCATCTATTCTTCCTCAAAATCTGATATATATACCATGTTTTATTGGAATAAGTATAATAGCGCTTGCTTTATCAGTTAATAAATTTAAAATAAAAATTTTAAAGGTAAGGAATTCACATGATTTTTTTATTGAAAATTCAGGGTTTCGTATGATCATATTTTTATGCATACTGATATTCGGGATTGTTGTAGAAACGTATTTTTCACCTCAGTTAATAAAATTTGTAGTTTTAAAATTCTATTCATAA
- a CDS encoding tyrosine-type recombinase/integrase has translation MVDYVNDYKNNLTETGKSENTIYAYVTDVNMYLKYLKKKGLNLFDKDNAIVLKYINNLLGNGKSERSINRIIISLRSFYNFLKDNKVINDIPKIEHKSSKEERKLPEVLTVEEVDRIIRIVEKDCPKGVRDNALLELMYATGMKVSELIALKVEDVNLDLNYVRCVDNRNIERIIPIGRSARKALIDYLAIRYKIAEFGVHNLFVNLNGYKLTRQGIWRIVKEYSKKAHINKDVNLNTFRHSFAVHLLQNGANVRAVQKLLGNQVLTYMDTYYEIINNDKINYIYMHTHPRA, from the coding sequence ATGGTCGATTATGTAAATGATTATAAAAATAATTTAACTGAAACTGGAAAGAGTGAAAATACAATATATGCATATGTTACAGATGTAAATATGTATCTAAAATATTTAAAGAAAAAGGGATTAAATTTATTTGATAAGGATAATGCAATTGTACTTAAATATATAAACAATCTACTAGGAAATGGAAAATCAGAGCGATCAATAAACAGGATAATAATAAGTTTAAGAAGCTTCTATAATTTTCTTAAGGATAATAAGGTAATAAATGATATTCCTAAAATTGAGCATAAGTCATCAAAAGAAGAAAGAAAACTACCAGAAGTTTTAACTGTAGAAGAAGTTGATAGAATTATAAGAATAGTTGAAAAAGATTGTCCTAAAGGGGTACGTGATAATGCACTTTTAGAACTAATGTACGCTACAGGAATGAAAGTTTCTGAACTTATAGCTCTTAAAGTTGAAGATGTAAATCTTGATCTTAATTATGTAAGATGTGTTGATAACAGAAATATTGAAAGAATAATTCCTATAGGAAGAAGTGCAAGAAAAGCACTTATTGATTATCTTGCTATAAGATATAAAATTGCTGAATTTGGCGTTCATAATTTATTTGTAAATTTAAATGGGTATAAGCTTACAAGACAAGGAATATGGAGAATAGTAAAAGAGTATTCTAAAAAAGCTCATATAAATAAGGATGTTAATCTAAATACATTCAGACATTCATTTGCTGTGCATCTTCTTCAAAATGGTGCAAATGTAAGGGCTGTTCAAAAGCTACTCGGGAATCAAGTTCTTACTTATATGGATACCTATTATGAGATTATAAATAATGATAAAATTAACTATATTTATATGCATACACATCCCAGAGCTTGA
- a CDS encoding D-alanyl-D-alanine carboxypeptidase family protein: MKIKKVFIRILSFILVTSSLFMLIPQGVSAEKTESKDEKGTDIEAKSALLIEPVTGKILYEKNINEKFAPASVTKVMTMLLTMEAVDSGKISLTDKVTCSENAKKMGGSTMLLETGEIRTVEELLKGVAIASGNDAAVALAEYLAGNESDFVDLMNKRAQELKMTNTTFKNCNGLPCEGHLSTANDIAIMSKELLKHTKVLKYTGTYMETISEGRKSPIELVNHNKLVRFFDGCDGLKTGFTNEAKYCISATAVRNGVRMLTVIMGAPTYKIRNRDASILLNFGFSKFEGKKIFSKDEEVQTVYLNRQTDRFFIAKCKDDLIAIIPKGSGKNIEKKVVLKEEKDQYESGEIVGTVEAYLGDQKVGEVEIYADRTVEKGGILDYIKYNIKNIFKKGV; the protein is encoded by the coding sequence ATGAAAATAAAAAAAGTTTTTATACGAATTTTGTCTTTTATATTGGTAACAAGTTCTTTATTTATGTTAATTCCCCAGGGAGTAAGCGCTGAAAAGACAGAAAGTAAAGACGAAAAAGGGACAGATATAGAGGCAAAGTCAGCTCTTTTAATTGAGCCTGTTACTGGAAAAATATTATATGAGAAAAACATAAATGAAAAATTTGCACCTGCATCAGTTACTAAAGTTATGACAATGCTTCTTACTATGGAAGCTGTTGATAGCGGAAAGATAAGCCTTACTGATAAAGTTACATGCAGTGAAAATGCAAAGAAGATGGGCGGAAGTACAATGCTTCTTGAAACTGGTGAAATAAGAACAGTTGAAGAACTTTTAAAAGGTGTTGCAATAGCCTCTGGAAATGATGCTGCAGTAGCACTTGCAGAGTATCTTGCTGGAAATGAAAGTGATTTTGTTGATCTTATGAATAAAAGGGCTCAAGAACTAAAAATGACAAATACAACATTTAAAAACTGCAATGGTCTTCCTTGTGAAGGGCATCTTTCAACTGCAAATGATATAGCAATAATGTCAAAAGAGCTTCTAAAACATACTAAAGTTCTTAAATATACAGGAACATATATGGAGACAATATCAGAAGGAAGAAAATCTCCAATAGAACTTGTAAATCATAATAAGTTAGTCAGATTTTTTGATGGATGTGATGGATTAAAAACAGGATTTACAAATGAAGCAAAATATTGTATATCAGCAACAGCTGTTAGAAATGGTGTGAGAATGCTTACTGTAATTATGGGAGCACCTACATATAAAATAAGAAATAGAGATGCATCTATACTTTTAAATTTTGGATTTTCAAAATTTGAAGGTAAAAAAATATTCTCAAAAGATGAAGAAGTTCAGACTGTTTATTTAAATAGACAGACTGATAGATTCTTTATTGCAAAGTGTAAAGATGATTTAATTGCAATTATTCCTAAGGGTAGTGGAAAAAATATTGAGAAAAAAGTTGTACTAAAAGAAGAAAAAGACCAGTACGAATCTGGAGAAATAGTAGGAACTGTCGAAGCATACTTAGGGGATCAGAAAGTAGGAGAAGTTGAAATCTATGCTGATAGAACTGTAGAGAAAGGTGGAATATTAGATTATATTAAATATAATATAAAAAATATTTTCAAAAAAGGAGTTTAA
- a CDS encoding segregation/condensation protein A, with translation MELPKIKIENFEGPFDLLLHLIKKNKMSIYNIKIYEITNQYLDYLNQMKEMNLDITSEFIVIAATLIEIKSKYLLPKIKKEDDDEDEEDVEKALLEKLALYKKIKNISVFFKNRYSSCGDIYTKKPEIIEPSKKTEDNSDILKGLNFLDLYNIYNNLLEIYINRQNKNSIISKKIYMDKYKIGDEINYIKEKISTGKIYDFRQLIDKSECKMETIVIFLAFLQLIKDKMIKVYQRESFGDILIERRNINE, from the coding sequence ATGGAATTGCCTAAAATTAAAATAGAAAATTTTGAAGGACCGTTTGATTTATTGTTGCATCTTATAAAAAAAAATAAAATGAGTATTTATAATATAAAAATCTATGAAATAACAAATCAATATCTTGATTATTTAAATCAGATGAAAGAAATGAATCTTGATATTACATCTGAATTTATAGTAATAGCTGCAACACTTATCGAAATAAAATCTAAGTATCTTCTTCCCAAAATAAAAAAAGAAGATGACGACGAGGATGAGGAGGATGTAGAGAAAGCATTACTTGAAAAGCTCGCACTATATAAAAAAATAAAGAATATATCTGTTTTCTTTAAAAATAGATATTCATCTTGTGGTGATATTTATACTAAAAAGCCTGAAATAATAGAACCTTCAAAAAAGACTGAAGATAATTCAGATATTTTAAAAGGACTTAATTTTTTAGATTTATATAATATTTATAATAATCTTTTAGAGATTTATATTAATAGACAAAATAAGAATAGTATAATTTCTAAAAAAATATATATGGACAAGTATAAGATTGGAGACGAAATTAATTACATAAAAGAAAAGATATCTACAGGGAAAATATATGATTTTAGACAATTAATAGATAAGAGTGAATGTAAAATGGAGACTATAGTTATATTTTTAGCATTTCTTCAACTTATAAAGGATAAAATGATTAAAGTTTATCAGCGGGAGAGTTTTGGAGACATATTAATAGAAAGGAGAAACATTAATGAGTAA
- the scpB gene encoding SMC-Scp complex subunit ScpB codes for MSKKGIQISIIEKNKKSKIKSEIESILFVSGEPLGLNELARYLEEKSDTVEEIIHEMEDDYNDTSRGIKIIFIKGKIQLVTKPQNSSLIEKLLKKNKRQSLSQASIESLAIIAYKQPITRIDIDEIRGVKSESAISKLIEKDLIKEVGRLDVPGRPILYGTTEEFLRQFELKNLKDLPLLDSYDSENEKDSELNN; via the coding sequence ATGAGTAAAAAAGGTATTCAAATATCTATAATTGAAAAGAATAAAAAAAGTAAAATAAAATCTGAAATAGAATCTATATTATTTGTAAGCGGTGAACCTTTAGGACTTAATGAATTAGCTAGATATTTAGAAGAAAAGTCAGATACTGTAGAAGAAATAATTCATGAAATGGAAGATGATTATAATGATACAAGCCGTGGCATAAAAATAATATTTATTAAAGGTAAAATACAGCTTGTAACCAAGCCTCAGAATTCAAGTTTAATAGAAAAATTGCTTAAAAAGAATAAAAGACAATCTTTATCTCAAGCATCAATAGAAAGTCTTGCAATTATTGCATATAAGCAGCCAATTACACGAATTGATATAGATGAGATAAGAGGAGTAAAATCTGAGAGTGCTATATCAAAACTTATTGAAAAAGATCTTATAAAAGAAGTAGGTAGGCTTGATGTTCCAGGAAGACCGATACTTTATGGAACAACTGAAGAATTTTTAAGACAGTTTGAACTTAAAAACTTAAAAGATCTTCCACTTTTAGATTCATATGATAGTGAGAATGAAAAAGATTCAGAACTAAATAATTAG
- a CDS encoding FAD-dependent oxidoreductase, which yields MKIVVIGGGWSGVAAGLESRKAGADVTIIEKTDLLLGLGNVGGIMRNNGRYTAAEELIELGGGDLIQITDDNARHKNIDFPGHKHASLYDVNKIEGAVRRYLLSKGIKLLLESRVNDVEFSNGKIKGVYLANDEYIPGDVFIETTGTTGPMGNCLRYGNGCSMCILRCPAFGPRISISAKCGVSDIQGEREDDTLGAFSGSCKLAKESLSDEIREKLDKDGVVVLKVPKEDINYKKLDTKVCQQYALKEFAENIVLLDTGHAKLMTTYYPLEKLRKIKGMESAKYVDPYAGSKGNSIRYLSVAPRTDDLKVMGVDNLFCAGEKSGLFVGHTEAICTGTLAGYNAVRLALGIPLLILPTSIAIGDIISYSNQKSKNREGRKNRYTFAGAAYFERMKSLGLYTTDTSEIRSRIKKLNLDNVFNQKLC from the coding sequence ATGAAAATAGTTGTCATAGGAGGCGGCTGGTCTGGAGTTGCTGCAGGACTTGAAAGTAGAAAAGCTGGTGCTGATGTAACCATAATCGAAAAAACAGATCTTCTGCTTGGACTTGGAAATGTTGGTGGAATAATGAGAAATAATGGTAGATATACTGCAGCTGAAGAATTAATTGAACTTGGCGGAGGAGATTTAATTCAGATAACAGATGATAATGCAAGACATAAAAATATAGATTTCCCAGGACACAAGCATGCATCATTATATGATGTAAATAAAATTGAAGGTGCCGTAAGAAGATATCTTTTATCAAAAGGCATAAAGCTTTTACTAGAAAGCCGTGTTAATGATGTAGAATTTTCAAATGGTAAAATAAAAGGCGTATATTTAGCTAATGATGAATATATACCTGGTGATGTATTTATAGAAACTACTGGAACTACTGGTCCTATGGGAAATTGCTTAAGATATGGAAACGGCTGTTCTATGTGTATACTAAGATGTCCTGCATTTGGTCCAAGAATAAGTATAAGTGCTAAATGTGGTGTCTCAGATATTCAAGGTGAACGTGAAGATGATACTTTAGGTGCTTTTTCTGGTTCATGTAAGCTTGCAAAAGAAAGTCTTTCTGATGAAATAAGAGAAAAACTAGATAAAGACGGCGTAGTTGTTTTAAAAGTTCCTAAAGAAGATATAAATTATAAAAAACTAGATACTAAAGTATGTCAGCAATATGCACTTAAAGAATTTGCAGAAAATATTGTACTTCTTGATACAGGACATGCTAAATTAATGACTACTTATTACCCTTTAGAGAAATTAAGAAAAATTAAAGGAATGGAATCTGCAAAATATGTAGACCCTTATGCAGGAAGTAAAGGAAATTCAATAAGATATTTATCTGTCGCTCCACGAACTGATGATTTAAAAGTAATGGGCGTTGATAATCTTTTTTGCGCTGGTGAAAAATCTGGTCTCTTCGTTGGACATACTGAAGCAATATGTACAGGAACACTTGCAGGATATAATGCAGTACGACTTGCTCTTGGAATTCCGCTTCTTATACTTCCAACATCTATCGCTATAGGCGATATTATATCTTATTCTAATCAAAAATCTAAAAATAGAGAAGGCAGAAAAAACAGATATACTTTTGCAGGAGCTGCTTATTTTGAAAGGATGAAAAGCCTTGGATTATATACAACAGATACCTCTGAAATTAGATCAAGAATAAAGAAACTTAATCTTGATAATGTTTTTAATCAAAAATTATGCTGA
- a CDS encoding DUF2953 domain-containing protein, which produces MILIIFIIIIFILFIPLPIRFQLNIVNNSLDFSIFKVFSIKLDNLTQYYHIKHLNKLKNKITIKKLHNIINKLNNFHYKPKVFIDFRFKYCLIDAARTAVFYSIFNIIFSYINYFMSLIYKIKYNSCKIDPVYNDNLYFSCKIKGILLISLAQIIIIILITFRIKIRLREVNP; this is translated from the coding sequence ATGATTTTAATAATTTTTATTATAATAATTTTTATATTATTTATTCCTCTTCCAATAAGATTTCAGCTTAATATAGTAAATAATTCATTAGATTTTAGCATATTTAAAGTTTTTTCAATAAAACTTGATAATTTGACACAATATTATCATATAAAACATTTGAATAAATTAAAAAATAAAATAACTATAAAAAAACTTCATAATATAATTAATAAATTAAATAATTTCCATTATAAACCAAAAGTTTTTATAGATTTTAGATTTAAATATTGTTTAATAGATGCAGCAAGAACAGCCGTTTTTTATAGTATATTTAATATTATTTTTAGTTATATAAATTATTTTATGTCTCTAATTTATAAAATAAAATATAATTCTTGCAAGATAGATCCTGTATATAATGATAATTTATATTTTTCATGCAAAATAAAAGGTATATTACTTATATCTTTAGCACAAATTATTATTATAATTCTTATTACTTTTAGAATTAAAATAAGATTAAGAGAGGTGAACCCGTAA
- a CDS encoding glycoside hydrolase family 13 protein, protein MKFEAVYHRTSDNLCYPLNNNELIVNIKTGYDVEKIFIYYGDPFDTGILGSNQKWTGTKEEVIYKKRLKDQIWWTTTLKPEFKRCRYFFELISAGEKWYYFENGFLSEKQINLSGKLLQCFTFPWMNSADVNVTPKWVNNTTWYQIFPERFCNGDKSNDPEWVTPWGKEPVLNKNFYGGDLKGIINKLDYLDDLGITGLYLTPIFESPSSHKYDTTDYMKIDPCFGDENVFGQLVEKAHRKGIKIMLDGVFNHCGENFKPWLDVLENGPESIYFNWFMINKWPFEKQSSDTRDGKYYSFAFSSNMPKLNTNNDEVIKYILGVCKYWVENFKIDGLRLDVANEISHKLCKKLREEMKSINPDFYILGEIWHDSIPWLRGDEFDAVMNYPLTSSITDFWIDKTLEKDDFEYTINRCYTMYMQQNNDVLFNLLDSHDTERAITRLNGNIDAFIQQLAILYTMPGSPCIFYGTEIGLEGSFDPECRRCMPWKDIESGKYDDRIKLVKKLIHLRREEPLCRSRNFHFPNIVENKRVLEYIKLDEYKNKLEVFINCSDEDVKINECSNVVFSHLFENSILKKGGVLIQKL, encoded by the coding sequence ATGAAATTTGAAGCAGTATACCATAGAACATCGGATAATTTATGTTATCCTTTAAATAATAATGAATTAATTGTAAATATAAAGACAGGGTATGATGTAGAGAAGATTTTTATTTATTATGGAGATCCATTTGATACAGGAATATTAGGCTCAAATCAAAAGTGGACAGGAACTAAGGAAGAAGTTATATATAAAAAAAGATTAAAAGACCAGATATGGTGGACAACCACATTAAAACCAGAGTTTAAAAGATGTAGATATTTCTTTGAATTAATATCTGCAGGAGAAAAGTGGTATTATTTTGAAAACGGTTTTTTAAGTGAAAAGCAGATAAATCTTTCTGGAAAACTTCTTCAATGTTTCACATTTCCATGGATGAATTCCGCAGATGTAAATGTAACGCCAAAATGGGTAAATAATACAACATGGTATCAGATTTTCCCAGAAAGATTCTGTAATGGAGATAAAAGTAATGATCCAGAATGGGTAACACCATGGGGAAAAGAGCCAGTTTTAAATAAAAATTTTTATGGTGGAGACCTTAAAGGAATTATAAATAAATTAGATTATCTTGACGATTTAGGAATTACAGGACTTTATCTTACTCCTATATTTGAATCTCCTTCATCACATAAATATGATACTACAGATTATATGAAGATAGATCCATGTTTTGGAGATGAAAATGTATTTGGGCAGCTTGTTGAAAAAGCTCATAGAAAAGGTATAAAGATAATGCTTGACGGTGTATTTAATCACTGTGGAGAGAATTTTAAACCATGGCTTGATGTTTTAGAAAATGGACCAGAATCTATTTATTTTAACTGGTTTATGATAAATAAGTGGCCATTTGAAAAACAATCAAGCGATACAAGAGATGGAAAGTATTATTCATTTGCATTTTCTTCAAATATGCCAAAACTTAATACTAATAATGATGAGGTTATAAAATATATACTTGGTGTATGTAAATATTGGGTAGAGAATTTCAAAATTGATGGATTAAGATTAGATGTTGCAAATGAAATCTCACATAAATTATGTAAGAAATTAAGAGAAGAAATGAAATCAATAAATCCTGACTTCTATATACTAGGAGAAATATGGCACGATTCAATTCCATGGCTTAGAGGAGATGAATTTGATGCAGTAATGAATTATCCTCTAACAAGTAGTATAACAGATTTTTGGATAGATAAAACGTTAGAGAAAGATGATTTTGAGTATACAATTAACAGGTGTTATACAATGTATATGCAGCAGAATAATGATGTTTTATTTAATCTTCTTGATTCACATGATACAGAAAGAGCAATAACAAGACTTAATGGAAATATAGATGCGTTTATTCAGCAGCTTGCGATTCTTTATACAATGCCAGGAAGTCCTTGTATATTTTATGGAACAGAAATAGGCCTTGAAGGTTCCTTTGATCCTGAGTGTAGAAGATGTATGCCATGGAAAGACATAGAAAGTGGAAAATATGATGACAGGATAAAACTTGTAAAGAAACTTATCCATTTAAGAAGAGAAGAGCCTTTATGTAGAAGTAGAAATTTCCATTTTCCTAATATAGTTGAAAATAAACGAGTTCTTGAATATATAAAATTAGATGAATATAAAAATAAATTAGAAGTATTTATTAACTGCTCTGATGAAGATGTAAAAATAAATGAATGTTCTAATGTAGTATTTAGTCACTTATTTGAAAATAGTATTCTTAAAAAAGGTGGAGTATTAATTCAAAAACTTTAA